The window CGCGGCCGCAGAGGCTTGCGAAACCTCCTGCACTGTGGCGAAGGCCTGACCGATGATCGGCGCATACAGGACAAGCGTGACGACAATGCTCAAGCTGATGCCAAAAATCGGCCAAAATCCCGCCAAGCCCGGCCATTGTTGTGTGATCTGAACTTTCCTCGCTCCCCCTGTGAGCCTGGAAGCCAACAGAGCACCATAGACCGCGCCATGAGCGGCAAAGAAAAAGCCCGCTGACATATGAACATACATGGCTGCCGCAACGAGCAGGGCATAGACAACCCAATTCCGCCAGTCAGGCTTTTCCATACCCTTGATGAAGGCGAGCGTCGCAGCCGAACAAAAGAAGAGTAGGCCGGTGTAGCCGCGCGCATTCTGCGAAAACCATACATGGTGGTAGGAAAATGCCAGCAGAAGCGCCACCATCAGCGCGCCACGCGCGCCCATAAGTCGGCGGGTAATCAGCCATTGCATCCAGATGCTGGCGACACCCATGATGATTGCTGGCAACCGCAGAGCCAGTGCTGTCTCTCCCAAGGCGCCGATGCTCAGCTGTGCCATAAGGCTGTACAGCATGTGATTATTGAGAGAGTCCAAGGTCCCAATGAGCTTCAGCGTTGGAAGCCGCACGAAATTCACCAATGTGACGATTTCGTCATACCAAAGTGATGCGTCAGCCTTGAATAGCCGCAGACCAAGAGCAAGCAAGAGAACCAACACCAAGGCTCCATACTCTCGTCTGTCTATTGGTCTGGTTTGATGCATGAATTGACTTCGCCCGTATCAGAAATAACAGCGTGTCGGGATCGGGATGCGCGAAGGGGTAACACTCTGGCCCCGGCTACACCCAATACCAGCTCTATTTGATCGCAAGGAATCCTTCGAAACAGATATATTTCGAAATCGTCGTCACGTCCTGGAAACCCGCTCGGCGGAACAGGTCAAAATTGCCGGCAGTGGAGAAGGGTTCAAGAATGCCCTTGAGGCTGCGCGTCTTGCCGACGATTTCCTTTTCGTCGAAGCCCTGTGAGAGTTTGAATTCGTTATAAAGCCCGGTCGCGATATCCTGGAAACGGGCATCAGGTGCACGCACTTTTTCGAACATGATGAACGCGCCGCCCCAGTTCAAGGCCTCATAGATGCGATCGAAAAGAGCTTGCCGATCACGGGGCGGAATGAATTGCATCGTGTAATAGGAAACGATCAGATCCGCCTTTTCGAACGGGTAGAGCCGGGCATCCTCATCCAGGATCGTGATATTGGGCACATCAGCGCAGTGCGCTCTGGCCTTAGCCGTCATGGCTTCTTCAACATCCATTCCGACAAATTTTGCGCCGGGCTTGTGGGCATTGTGCAGCGCCAGTTTCTTGAGCAGTTCCCCGGTCGAAACGCCGATTTCATAAACCGTGCTGCGATCAGAGACGAACCAGTCGCTGATCTGGCAGGTCAAATCATGGCCTTCGACATAAAGCGGGACAGAATGCCGGATGTGATCCACGAATGTGTCCGGTACATTGCCGCCGAAGTTCCATGCGGCATTTCCCGTTTCGATATTCTGCCCGACCTTCATCGAATTTACCCCCTCTTGCAGGCGAATGCCTTTATCAGCTTGTGATGCTGCTTGGGAATTGGGATTCAACCTTAACGCAGCAACCTTGAGTTCCGTCTTTTCCATTCCCGTTCAGCCATGTGAACCTCCTGCCATTTCCCGGACCGCACGGAGTCCCTGGCGCATCCTGAAATAGCCGCGATGACCGTTGAGAAAGCGGCTCCAGGTTCGGCGGTTACGGAAATAGTGCATCTCGATCCGCGGCAGGTCCACGGCATCATCGTCGCGTTGCGCAATGGCCAGCCGGGTGCCGAAGGCAACTCGGTAGTGCTTCCGGATCGATTCAAGGACTGCGGGAGAGACCCGTCCGTAGGGGGCGGCAAAGCCTTCGACCGGCTTGCCAAGCTGTTCGGAGAGATCGGCGGCACTCCCGGCAATTTCGTCCTCGCGCGCTGCCGGATCGAGCCGTGTCAGGTCGGCATGCGTCCGGCTATGCCCGCCGAATTCCATACCTTCATCCGCAAGCCTGCGGACTGTATCCCACTCCATCAGCGGCCTTGCCGGGCGATTGGCGCCGTCCCAGGCTTCGGGATGGCCGAGCCTGCGCGTCGGCACGAACACAAGCCCGGAAAAGCCATGCCGCTGCAAGACGGGAGCGGCAACATCCGCGAAATCGGCAAAGGCATCATCAAATGTGATCAGCACACGACGTTCATTGCCGTCATTCGCCTGCCCTGCGTGCCAGTCGATAAATTCTCCCAGTGTCTGGCTGCGGTACCCTGCGGCGGCAAGGGCGTCCATGTGCATGCCAAAGACGGACGGCGGTATGCTCGTCGGACCGCCGCTGTCGGATATCGAATGATAGGTCAGGACGAGCATGTCTGCCTCTTAATCCTCGACCACATGGGTTTCGAAAATCCGACGATAGTCATGCCACTTTGCAAGATCAAAACTGCCATCTGCATTCAGGCAATCGACCGCGCCATGCGCTGTGGCCAGGGCGTGATGCGTATTGTCATGCGCGAACAGGCCCTGCCGACCAAAGGTGAGCAGTCCGTCGATACTCTCGACCCAGCGATCCATCACGGCAAGATCGCTTTCGAAATTGCGGTCATAAACGGGATAGGCGTAGCCGAGCCGATGCGTGACGGTCCGCCGGACCTTTGCCGTGACCGGGAGGCCAACGCCCGCCAGCCATTCGCAAAGCTTGGCGCCCAGTTCGTTATCCGACAGCGCCCACAGGGGCTCGTGTGGATCGCAGGGCAGTTCGGCACACAGCACTGTAACGCCCTTTGGCTCTGTGCTGGCCGAGTAATTTTTGGGCTCTGACAAGCGGGAAATGGGCACGGCATATTCGGGGAAATAATGCGCGTCATACTCGGTGAATTGCTGCTGTTCGAGGACAAGGTAGATAAGGATCATGCCACGAAACCGGATCCGGGACGCTGCCTCGGCGATAGGAGGAGGGGCAGGCGGGTCCATGAAGGACACGAGGCTCGTGATCGGAAGGCTGGACCAGATCTTGTCGGTCTCGATTCGCGTCTCGGTTTCGCCCTTGCGGAACCGCACCGCCTTTACCTTGCCGTCCGCATGCTCGATGGCCGTAACCGATGCGTCGAGCAGGAATTCGGCCCCATGCGCTTCAGCCTTTGTTCGCAGGGCATCGCAGATCTGGCCAAAGCCTTTTTTCGGAAAGAAAAAGCCGCCTGTCTGGGGCTTCTTGAAACCCGGGACCTGCCCGAGGATCTTGCGCACGATCTTCCCGATGGAGCTACCGGAAACCCGCCGCGTGGCGAGTGTGACCGCCAACTCTTCGGGGGGAAGTGCCCAGAGCTTGCGCATATAGGGATAGTAGAAATTCTCGCTCATCGCCGGTCCAAGCCCCTGATAGAGCACGCTGGCGAATGTAGGCTCGCCCGCTGGCGCACGGCGGAACGGCTTTGTCGCCGCATCCCAAAGCAGCTGCGCCGTAAACCCCTTGGGTAACCGCAGCAGGAGGTCGACGGGCTTCAAGGGAAAATGGATCCAGCGTCCCTTGAGCCGGATGCGACCATGGCGCGGCCGCCAGAGCAGGTCGGGGCCAACCGCATCCTGGATCATGGCAAGGATATGGGGTTCGCTTGCGGGATGGAGCCTGTGGCTCCCGAAATCGCAGTGAATGCCTTCAAGGACAAAGCTGCCGGAATTGCCACCGACCCGCGGCGCCCGTTCAAGCACCTTGACGGACGCCTTGCCGCTCTTGGCCAGCATCAACCCCGCCCCGACCCCGGCAGGTCCAGCGCCAAGAACCACTACCTGCTGCATCAATTAAGCTCCATTGCCACTTTTTCGCGTTCGGGACGGCGCACCTGCACCAGAAACCCGATGGCTCCACTTGCATAAAGGACTGACTGCCAGATGAGGCCGACCGCGATGACCTGGCCGGGATCCGCTCCAAACGGCTTCAGCAGCCCGGCCATGCTGGCCTCCCGCACGCCAAGGCCGCCCAGGCTGATCGGCGCAATCGCAATGATCTTTGCTGTCGTCCAGGCAAAGAACCAAGCCGAAACCGGGGCCTCGACATGCGCTGCCTGCGCAAAAGCGATGTTGATGCCGACAAACAGACACTGCACAGCCATGGAAATCGCGAGACATGCCAGAAGGCGCCCGGGGCTGCGGGAAAGCTCGGCGGCCGCATGAATCATGGAACCGAGGATGCGGGCGACCTTGCCCGATGCTGCGCGGCGCGCCATCGACCGGTCGAGGAATGGCGCAGCGGCAAAGCCCGTTGCGACCACTAGCGCCAACGCGACAAGTGCCCAGCGCAACTGCGTTGCCTCATAAAGCCTGGGTCCCCAGGCATAGGTGGCGCCGACAAGAGCGATCAAGGCAAGCCCCAGCGTGTCCAGAAGGCGGTCTGCAATCGATCCCATCGCGAGCTTGCCCTTGTCGTTCGCCTGCCCGAACACCAGCCCAGCGCGAACGACATCGCCTCCGGCCACTCCGGGCAGGGCAAGGTTTGCGGCCAGCCCGGCAAGGTGGGCCCGAAAGGCAGAGCGATAGGATATTCCGGAACCAATGAGCATACGCCATTTGAACGCTGCGGCGGCATGGCCAGCAACGAAAAGGCCCAATGCCGCAAGCCAAAGTCCGGGCGAAAACTGGCGCGCTGCAGCCCAGACCGTTTCAAACGGCACGAAGTGGAAGATCAGCGCCAGCATCGCGGCACTGACGCAACTTCGGACAATCCAGACGCTCGGGATCTTTCGCCTGCCCGCCTTCCCGGAAGCGGAATGCTCGTTCACTTGGCGGCAATATCTGCGCGAGATCGCAGGTTCAGGCGCGAAATCATGTCGGCTATCAGGCCAAGGGCCCAAAGCAGAACAGCCCCCAGAAGCCCGAGAACCGCAGTTTCCGAGAGATTGTCGATGTAGACGTCATAGACTGCCTTGACGAAGCCCAGCACAAAAAGCGCCAGGCCAGCCGGAAGATAGACTCTCAATGGCTGGAAATAGACCGTCAGGCGAAAGACGAGGAACATGAAGCGACCGAAATCCGTTGCGCGAATCTTGGATTGTCCCACGCGCTTCCCATAGACAATCGGCAGGTAAGACACGCGCATTCCCGATGCCAGCATGCACAGTGTTACAGTGGTCGTGAATGAAAAGGCATCCGGCAGCAACGGTACAAAGCGCTCCAGTGGTTCGCGCCTGAACACTCTCAGACCCGAATTGAGATCACTGATCTCATGTTGGGCAAGCAGGCTGGCCAATTTGTTGAGTGTCCATTTTGCGGGACGCCGTATCAGCGGCACGCCTTTCATGGCGGCACCGCGATCGCCGACGACCATATCGTTATAGGTCGCCATTGCGATCATCTCGGGCAGGTATGACGCCGGATATGTTCCGTCCGCGTCGAGAATGGCAACGAGTGGCCCTGTGCTGACTGCGATGCCCGCCTTCAGTGCGCGACCATAGCCGCCATTGTGCGGAAAATTGACCACGTGAACACCCGTCGCGCGGGCGCGCTCAAGGGTATCGTCGGTGGAGCCATCATTGACGACAATGATTTCGTGCGAAATGCCTGCCGCATCCAGAACTTCGCGAACCGATGCGATCGTCGCCGCAACGGCGCCTTCTTCATTATAGGCCGGGATGACGATTGAAACGGCTGGCGTCGCAGCCTTCTGCTTCTTCATAGTGGTGGATGCCCCCGCAACCGCCACCAATTCCAACTGTTCAGCCAATTGTCTGCCCCCTGATCACGTGTCCCTGACGCCCATTATATGGTGAACTTCTATATAAGGTGAATACGCGCAGACCAAATCCCCAAAGTCTTGAAATAGGTCAGGCTTCCCGCCCGACCATTGGCCGGGGTCATTTGGCGCCTAGAGGCCCTAGCGCAACCAGCCGGCCGCTACAGCAACGACTGCCCATGACAGGACAGCGCCGCTTCCGATGATCGCGAGACGTACCCATCCCGGAAAGCGCTTGGTGGGGATATCAGCTGGCACCGATTCGCAAGCGACATTCTGGACCGATTCCATGCCATCGTCCGCGGGCAATGCCGCAGACCGATAAGACAAATTCGGATTTCCATGTGTCAACACTATACGCTGCGCCATTTCCCAATCCTTTTCGCACCTACTCATTCGATAGGACGGCGGACCCTTCGCGAGTTTAAGCCCGTTCACGAAAATTAAGGCTTAAAATCCAGGTAACCGACACCGCAAAGTGTACAGCTTGGCACATTGGTGTCAATCAAATTGCCCGAGAGCATCAAAATTATGTTGCACTGCAACAACGGCTGATTTCGCACGATACGCGCACAATCGAGACGTGTCACAGGGCAGATTTCGTACCAGGCCTGCACGGATTCATGCGGCACAGTATGGTTATTTTCCAGCTATCCATTCGCCGAAAACATAAAGATATTTCTCATAATATGATATGGTTAACAGATTTTTAGGGGTGCCGATTAAGTCTCTTTCATATTTGCCGGCTCGCTCCAACAGCGCCCAAACCCCAACCCACAACATGCGTTACCTAAAAAGTGATTCTCGACGCTTGACCGTCGCTTGAGTTCGCTTATGCAGCATGATACGCAGCCCCCGAGGCCACAAAACGGGATTGTCTATGCACTATCTGGATACCGTCGCCGAAACCCCTCCAAGAACCCAAGCACGCACACGAACGCACCGATCTTCAAGGGACATCGCCATCAGGGCGCTCGACCTGTTCATCGCGATTGTCGCGCTCGTCGCGCTTGGGCCTCTCCTCGTGTTTGTTGCCGCATCGATCTTCCTGGCTGATGGGGGGTCGCCCATCTTTGCCCACCAGCGCATTGGCCGCGGCGGCATGCGATTTGGCTGCCTAAAGTTCAGGACGATGGTTATGGATTCCCAGCAGCGACTTGAAGCCCTGCTGGCAAGAGACCCGGTTGCACGGGCGGAATGGGATCGGGACCAGAAGCTGCGCAATGATCCCCGCGTGACCCGCCTTGGCCGCTTCTATCGCAAGGCCAGCATCGACGAATTGCCGCAACTGATCAACGTGCTGCGGGGCGAGATGTCGATTGTCGGTCCGCGTCCGATCGTGCAGGCTGAGCGTGCGCGTTATGGTCGCCACTTCAGCGCCTATTCGTCCGTCAACCCGGGCATTACCGGCATTTGGCAAGTCTGCGGTCGCAATGATGTTTCCTATCGTCGCCGCGTGGCCTGCGATGTGCTTTACGCGCGGTCCAGGTCGCTGCCGCTCAACGTCCGTATCATTGCGATGACAATTCCAGCCGTCTTGAAAAGCGAAGGAAGCTACTGACGGACGTTACTGGCGCTTTGCGGGCCTTCCCGCGCTGGCTTCCATCCACTCAAGCATCTCGCACCCGATCGTTCGTGCATCGAAGCGATGCGCGTCCTGCTCTGCAGTGTTCCGCCAGGCTTTAAGGTCTTCCGGCCTGTCCAGCACGTCGCCGAGTGCTGCTCGCCAGCCCGAAAGAGTCGTGTCGTGAACAAGTCGCCCATTCTCGCGATCACGGACCAGTTCCGGTATGCCGCCGCGGGCGCTGCCCATGACCGGCAGGCCGAGGCCCAGCGCCTGAATGACCACGCCGGGCGAGTTTTCCGCCCAGATGGACGGGATGCAGAGCAGGTCGCTCTCCATCATCTGGTCGGCGAGCTCCTGATGCGAAATGAAGCCGAGAAAATTGCACCAGGGCGCATCGCCGAAGCGGGCGCGCAGTTCGGCCTCCTGCTGACCCTGTCCGGCCAGCGTCAGCGTCACGCGCCGGTCCCGCGCAAGCGCTTCGACGGCACCTAGCAGCATTTCGACGCCCTTGGAGTCGTGAATTCGGCCGGCGTACAGGAGGCGCAGATCGTCACTTTGTGTGCGTGCTCGGGTCGGCCTCGGGTAGGTGTTCGGATTGAGGATGACGGCGTGCGGATAGTCCTTCACGGGAAAATGGCGTGAAAGTGTCTCCAGGTTCGCGCGCGACGGCGAAACGAAGCTGACCGAGGATTGCTGGCGGATGAGGCCAAGCTTGTAGCGCGTCGAGAGGGCGCAAGGTGCGCAGTGGCCGGAACAATCCTTGCCATTCTTGAACATGCTCATGCGGATGCACGCAAGCCCGAGATCTGGCAGGACATAGTTGACCGGAATTCGCCGCTTGGCGACCTCCTTGAGCAAGGGATAACCCAACCCCTGCAGCAAATGCACATTGACCAGATCGGGGGCGAAATCGTCGAGGATGCGACCAAAGGCCGGGCGCAGGCGTTGGTCGAAATGGTCCTGGAGATGCCACAGCGGCTTCTTCAGCCTCCCGGCATCATAGAAGCGAAAGACGGGGTAGATGTGCGGCGTCTCGAGCCGCGCCACCCTGATGCCGGGTGCGATAGTCTCATCGCCGTCCGGTTCATCAAGATCCGACGCCCTGACGACAATCACCTCATGGCCGGCCGACACCAGCAGGTCGGATAGGTTGCGGGCGGACACTTCGGCACCCCCAAGCATTTTTGGCGGATAGAGCGAGGCGATCTGAAGGACGCGCATCAGGACGACCTTCCGATTGCCAGCGCCCGGACTTCCATCCGCTTCCAGGCGATATAGCGCAGGCCAAACAGGATCAGCGCCGATGCCAAGGCAGCAACCGCGGCGCCAATGATGCCTAGCAGCGGAATGGCTAAAAGGCATCCTGCGACGCCGAGAATCAGGCCCGCAATGTTGAAGACCGCATAATGGCCGTCGCGTTCAGAGGCAGCAAAGGCCAGGTTCATGAAATCCGAAAGCAGTTTGAATGCATAGGCCGCCAGCAGCAGCGGAACGAGCCCGAAGGCCTCGAGAATCTCTGGCTTCCCGGAAATCCGCGCTGCGATCCAGGTTGCTGGCGCTGCCGCGATGAGGCCGCCCAGACCGACAAGTGCTGTCGTCCGAAAGCGCGTCCCCAGCGCATCGCGCAAACCGGCAACGCCGCCCGATAGCCAGGCAGCACGAAGCTGGGGCTGATAGACCTGCACCGTTGCCGCAAGGCAGATGATGTAGGCCGAGTTGATGATGGAGGCGTAGAAGAAATAGATGCCAGCCGAGCGGACGTCCTCAATCGCCGAGATGATGAAGCGATCGAGATAGACGCTGCCGGCAAGCCCGAGGTCACTCAGATAGATTTTGGCCGCCCCCGCACCGACCGAGGCCACAAACCCGTCCTGGGCGACACCGCCCCCGGTCTTGAGCATGGCGATGAGGTC of the Aquisediminimonas profunda genome contains:
- a CDS encoding sugar transferase, which translates into the protein MHYLDTVAETPPRTQARTRTHRSSRDIAIRALDLFIAIVALVALGPLLVFVAASIFLADGGSPIFAHQRIGRGGMRFGCLKFRTMVMDSQQRLEALLARDPVARAEWDRDQKLRNDPRVTRLGRFYRKASIDELPQLINVLRGEMSIVGPRPIVQAERARYGRHFSAYSSVNPGITGIWQVCGRNDVSYRRRVACDVLYARSRSLPLNVRIIAMTIPAVLKSEGSY
- a CDS encoding protoporphyrinogen/coproporphyrinogen oxidase, producing MQQVVVLGAGPAGVGAGLMLAKSGKASVKVLERAPRVGGNSGSFVLEGIHCDFGSHRLHPASEPHILAMIQDAVGPDLLWRPRHGRIRLKGRWIHFPLKPVDLLLRLPKGFTAQLLWDAATKPFRRAPAGEPTFASVLYQGLGPAMSENFYYPYMRKLWALPPEELAVTLATRRVSGSSIGKIVRKILGQVPGFKKPQTGGFFFPKKGFGQICDALRTKAEAHGAEFLLDASVTAIEHADGKVKAVRFRKGETETRIETDKIWSSLPITSLVSFMDPPAPPPIAEAASRIRFRGMILIYLVLEQQQFTEYDAHYFPEYAVPISRLSEPKNYSASTEPKGVTVLCAELPCDPHEPLWALSDNELGAKLCEWLAGVGLPVTAKVRRTVTHRLGYAYPVYDRNFESDLAVMDRWVESIDGLLTFGRQGLFAHDNTHHALATAHGAVDCLNADGSFDLAKWHDYRRIFETHVVED
- a CDS encoding methyltransferase domain-containing protein; protein product: MEKTELKVAALRLNPNSQAASQADKGIRLQEGVNSMKVGQNIETGNAAWNFGGNVPDTFVDHIRHSVPLYVEGHDLTCQISDWFVSDRSTVYEIGVSTGELLKKLALHNAHKPGAKFVGMDVEEAMTAKARAHCADVPNITILDEDARLYPFEKADLIVSYYTMQFIPPRDRQALFDRIYEALNWGGAFIMFEKVRAPDARFQDIATGLYNEFKLSQGFDEKEIVGKTRSLKGILEPFSTAGNFDLFRRAGFQDVTTISKYICFEGFLAIK
- a CDS encoding glycosyltransferase family 2 protein, with amino-acid sequence MAEQLELVAVAGASTTMKKQKAATPAVSIVIPAYNEEGAVAATIASVREVLDAAGISHEIIVVNDGSTDDTLERARATGVHVVNFPHNGGYGRALKAGIAVSTGPLVAILDADGTYPASYLPEMIAMATYNDMVVGDRGAAMKGVPLIRRPAKWTLNKLASLLAQHEISDLNSGLRVFRREPLERFVPLLPDAFSFTTTVTLCMLASGMRVSYLPIVYGKRVGQSKIRATDFGRFMFLVFRLTVYFQPLRVYLPAGLALFVLGFVKAVYDVYIDNLSETAVLGLLGAVLLWALGLIADMISRLNLRSRADIAAK
- a CDS encoding polysaccharide deacetylase family protein; the protein is MLVLTYHSISDSGGPTSIPPSVFGMHMDALAAAGYRSQTLGEFIDWHAGQANDGNERRVLITFDDAFADFADVAAPVLQRHGFSGLVFVPTRRLGHPEAWDGANRPARPLMEWDTVRRLADEGMEFGGHSRTHADLTRLDPAAREDEIAGSAADLSEQLGKPVEGFAAPYGRVSPAVLESIRKHYRVAFGTRLAIAQRDDDAVDLPRIEMHYFRNRRTWSRFLNGHRGYFRMRQGLRAVREMAGGSHG
- a CDS encoding glycosyltransferase, producing MRVLQIASLYPPKMLGGAEVSARNLSDLLVSAGHEVIVVRASDLDEPDGDETIAPGIRVARLETPHIYPVFRFYDAGRLKKPLWHLQDHFDQRLRPAFGRILDDFAPDLVNVHLLQGLGYPLLKEVAKRRIPVNYVLPDLGLACIRMSMFKNGKDCSGHCAPCALSTRYKLGLIRQQSSVSFVSPSRANLETLSRHFPVKDYPHAVILNPNTYPRPTRARTQSDDLRLLYAGRIHDSKGVEMLLGAVEALARDRRVTLTLAGQGQQEAELRARFGDAPWCNFLGFISHQELADQMMESDLLCIPSIWAENSPGVVIQALGLGLPVMGSARGGIPELVRDRENGRLVHDTTLSGWRAALGDVLDRPEDLKAWRNTAEQDAHRFDARTIGCEMLEWMEASAGRPAKRQ
- a CDS encoding lipopolysaccharide biosynthesis protein, whose amino-acid sequence is MSVGLINAALRMTGLGSRFLLAIFMARYMTLADIGTFALMAGAAGLLPSVAGLGLNFFLARRLVGIGHAEAVGLARERLRVSILAGACCMSILLALSNFGHLSLPISPLLAVAILMLELLGFDLQVALLARSRSTFANVLLFLRNGAWVLPFMVAAFVLPMCRSIEVLAWFWLCGLAVSHGLLALHYRRDLIAMLKTGGGVAQDGFVASVGAGAAKIYLSDLGLAGSVYLDRFIISAIEDVRSAGIYFFYASIINSAYIICLAATVQVYQPQLRAAWLSGGVAGLRDALGTRFRTTALVGLGGLIAAAPATWIAARISGKPEILEAFGLVPLLLAAYAFKLLSDFMNLAFAASERDGHYAVFNIAGLILGVAGCLLAIPLLGIIGAAVAALASALILFGLRYIAWKRMEVRALAIGRSS
- a CDS encoding lysylphosphatidylglycerol synthase transmembrane domain-containing protein, which produces MNEHSASGKAGRRKIPSVWIVRSCVSAAMLALIFHFVPFETVWAAARQFSPGLWLAALGLFVAGHAAAAFKWRMLIGSGISYRSAFRAHLAGLAANLALPGVAGGDVVRAGLVFGQANDKGKLAMGSIADRLLDTLGLALIALVGATYAWGPRLYEATQLRWALVALALVVATGFAAAPFLDRSMARRAASGKVARILGSMIHAAAELSRSPGRLLACLAISMAVQCLFVGINIAFAQAAHVEAPVSAWFFAWTTAKIIAIAPISLGGLGVREASMAGLLKPFGADPGQVIAVGLIWQSVLYASGAIGFLVQVRRPEREKVAMELN